A stretch of Perognathus longimembris pacificus isolate PPM17 chromosome 1, ASM2315922v1, whole genome shotgun sequence DNA encodes these proteins:
- the Set gene encoding LOW QUALITY PROTEIN: protein SET (The sequence of the model RefSeq protein was modified relative to this genomic sequence to represent the inferred CDS: inserted 1 base in 1 codon), which produces MSAPAAKVSKKELNSNHDGADETSEKEQQEAIEHIDEVQNEIDRLNXQASEEILKVEQKYNKLRQPFFQKRSELIAKIPNFWVTTFVNHPQVSALLGEEDEEALHYLTRVEVTEFEDIKSGYRIDFYFDENPYFENKVLSKEFHLNESGDPSSKSTEIKWKSGKDLTKRSSQTQNKASRKRQHEEPESFFTWFADHSDAGADELGEVIKDDIWPNPLQYYLVPDMDDEEGEGEEDDDDDEEEEGLEDIDEEGDEDEGEEDEDDDEGEEGEEDEGEDD; this is translated from the exons ATGTCGGCGCCGGCGGCCAAAGTCAGTAAAAAGGAGCTCAACTCCAACCACGACGGGGCCGACGAGACCTCAG aAAAAGAACAGCAAGAAGCAATTGAACATATCGATGAAGTACAAAATGAAATAGACAG acTTA GACAAGCCAGTGAGGAGATTTTGAAAGTAGAACAGAAATATAATAAACTCCGCCAACCGTTTTTTCAGAAGAGGTCAGAATTGATCGCCAAAATCCCAAATTTTTGGGTAACAACATTTGTCAACCATCCACAAG TGTCTGCACTGCTGGGGGAGGAAGACGAAGAGGCGCTGCATTACCTGACCAGAGTTGAAGTGACAGAATTTGAAGATATAAAATCAGGTTACAGAATAGATTTT TATTTTGATGAAAAtccttactttgaaaataaagttctCTCCAAAGAATTTCATCTGAATGAGAGCGGGGATCCATCTTCAAAGTCCACTGAAATCAAATGGAAATCTGGAAAG GATTTGACAAAGCGCTCCAGTCAAACGCAGAATAAAGCCAGCAGGAAGCGGCAGCATGAAGAGCCTGAGAGCTTCTTCACTTGGTTCGCTGACCACTCAGACGCCGGTGCAGACGAGCTGGGAGAGGTCATCAAAGACGACATCTGGCCAAACCCCTTGCAGTACTACCTG GTGCCTGACATGGAtgatgaggaaggagaaggggaagaggatgatgatgatgatgaagaggaggaaggattGGAAGATATTGATGAAGAAGGGGATGAGGATGAAGGGGAAGAAGACGAAGATGATGacgaaggggaagagggagag GAGGATGAAGGAGAAGATGACTAA
- the Pkn3 gene encoding LOW QUALITY PROTEIN: serine/threonine-protein kinase N3 (The sequence of the model RefSeq protein was modified relative to this genomic sequence to represent the inferred CDS: inserted 1 base in 1 codon; deleted 4 bases in 4 codons; substituted 1 base at 1 genomic stop codon), with the protein MAAGAPRQPGPAQPPLQDEKEVIRRAIRKELKIKEGVENLRRAATDRRHLGRVQQLLRSSNRRLEQLHGELQALHAQVQLPGPAEPAAPGSRAGPEGQARARHLELLQRQLQVELKVKQGAENMIHTCATGTPKERRLLAAAQQMLRDSQRKVALLRMKVSALEASTTPEPGPELLAEELRHRLRIEAAVAQGAKNAVKLSGGRSAQDRKALAEAQAQLHESSQKLDLLRLALERLAQGLPAAHPLRRAVAQELRTATLRQPRPAGAPARPTALTGTLQVRLLGCEQLLPAVPGRSPGAALAGSACEGWLRTRARRQRGSGQLSDEALAVLKVDNRVVGRTGWGPAGAGCWDQAFTVPLERARELEIGVRWRDWRQLCGVAFVRLEDFLDNACHRLALRLLPQGRVFTQVTFCDPVMERRPRLQRQKRIFSKRRGQDFLRASQLNLSMAAWGRLVMNLLPPCGSPSTVSPPKAGLQTPTAPRGASHLASPSHLQAKKSPLRAEPPPAPREPAPEETPCTKRPHMEPRAGLAPVPASAPTRXCMPPRLQDFRCLAVLGRGHFGKVLLVQFKGTGQYCAVKALKKRELLSRDEIESLYCEKRILEAVGRARHPFLLSLLACFQTSSHACFVTEFAPGGDLMMHIHEDVFPEPQARFYLACVVLGLQFLHEQKIIYRDLKLDNLLLDAXGFLKIADFGLCKEGIGFGDRTSTFCGTPEFLAPEVLTQEAYTRAVDWWGLGVLLYEMLVGECPFPGDTEEEVFECIVNADAPYPHFLSAQGLELIQKLLQKRPEKRLGAGERDAEEIKVQPFFRPIDWQALLTRAVRPPFVPTLCGPADLRYFEAEFTGLPPALTPPAPRSPLSAPQQAAFRDFDFVSERFLEP; encoded by the exons ATGGCGGCGGGCGCGCCGCGGCAG CCTGGACCTGCCCAGCCGCCCCTTCAGGACGAGAAAGAGGTGATCCGCCGGGCCATCCGAAAGGAGCTGAAGATCAAGGAGGGTGTGGAGAACCTGCGGCGCGCGGCCACGGACCGCCGCCACCTGGGCCGGGTCCAGCAGCTGCTGCGCTCCTCCAACCGCCGGCTGGAGCAGCTGCACGGCGAGCTGCAGGCGCTGCACGCCCAGGTCCAGCTGCCGGGCCCGGCCG AGCCCGCCGCCCCCGGAtcccgggccgggccggagggGCAGGCACGCGCTCGGCACCTGGAGCTTCTGCAGAGGCAGCTGCAGGTGGAGCTGAAGGTAAAGCAGGGTGCTGAGAACATGATCCACACCTGTGCCACCGGCACCCCCAAG GAGAGGAGGCTCCTGGCAGCGGCCCAGCAGATGCTGCGGGACAGCCAGCGCAAGGTGGCCCTGCTGCGGATGAAGGTGAGCGCCCTGGAGGCCAGCACCACCCCTGAGCCAg GCCCCGAGCTGTTGGCGGAGGAGCTGCGGCACCGACTGCGCATCGAGGCGGCCGTGGCCCAGGGCGCCAAGAACGCGGTGAAGCTGTCGGGCGGCCGGAGCGCGCAGGACCGCAAGGCCCTGGCGGAG gcccaggcccagctccaCGAGTCTTCCCAGAAGCTGGACCTCCTGCGCCTGGCCCTGGAGCGGCTGGCGCAGGGCCTCCCCGCCGCGCACCCCCTGCGCCGCGCCGTGGCCCAGGAGCTGAGGACCGCCACGCTCCGGCAGCCCCGGCCCGCGGGGGCGCCCGCCAGACCCACCGCCCTCACAG GGACGTTGCAGGTGCGGCTCCTGGGCTGCGAGCAGCTTCTGCCCGCGGTGCCGGGCCGCTCCCCGGGGGCCGCCCTGGCGGGCAGCGCCTGCGAAGGCTGGCTCCGAACCAGGGCCCGGCGGCAGCGCGGCAGCGGCCAGCTGAGCG atgAGGCGCTTGCTGTGCTGAAAGTGGACAACCGCGTGGTGGGCCGCACGGGCTGGGGGCCGGCGGGCGCCGGGTGCTGGGACCAGGCCTTCACGGTGCCGCTGGAGCGG GCCCGGGAGCTGGAGATCGGGGTGCGCTGGCGGGACTGGCGGCAGCTG TGCGGCGTGGCCTTCGTGCGGCTGGAGGACTTCCTGGACAACGCCTGCCACCGGCTGGCGCTCCGCCTGCTGCCGCAGGGCCGCGTCTTCACGCAG GTGACCTTCTGTGACCCCGTCATGGAGAGGCGGCCCCGGCTGCAGAGACAGAAGCGCATTTTCTCTAAACGCAGAG gccagGACTTCCTGAGGGCTTCTCAGCTGAACCTGAGCATGGCGGCCTGGGGACGCTTGGTCATGAATCTG TTGCCCCCCTGCGGCTCTCCAAGCACCGTCAGCCCCCCCAAAGCGGGCCTGCAGACCCCCACGGCCCCCCGAGGGGCCTCCCATCTTGCTTCCCCAAG TCACCTCCAGGCCAAGAAGAGCCCCCTGAGGGCGGAGCCCCCACCCGCGCCCCGGGAACCGGCCCCCGAGGAGACCCCG TGCACCAAGCGC CCCCACATGGAGCCTCGAGCAGGCCTGGCTCCTGTCCCAGCCTCGGCGCCCACCAGGTAATGCATGCC CCCGCGGCTGCAGGACTTCCGCTGTTTGGCTGTGCTGGGCCGCGGACACTTCGGGAAG GTCCTGCTGGTCCAGTTCAAGGGGACGGGGCAGTACTGTGCCGTCAAGGCCCTGAAGAAGCGGGAGCTGCTGAGCCGGGATGAGATAGAGAG TCTGTACTGCGAGAAGCGGATCCTAGAGGCCGTGGGGCGCGCGCGGCACCCCTTCCTGCTCTCCCTCCTCGCCTGCTTCCAGACCTCCAGCCACGCCTGCTTCGTGACCGAGTTTGCGCCCGGGGGCGACCTGATGATGCACATCCACGAGGACGTCTTTCCGGAGCCCCAGGCACG cttcTACCTGGCCTGCGTCGTCCTGGGGCTGCAGTTCCTCCACGAGCAGAAGATCATTTACAG GGACCTGAAGCTGGATAATCTCCTGCTCGATG CAGGCTTCCTGAAGATCGCAGACTTTGGGCTCTGCAAAGAAG GGATTGGCTTTGGGGACCGGACGAGCACCTTCTGCGGCACCCCGGAGTTCCTGGCCCCCGAGGTGCTGACCCAGGAGGCCTACACGCGAGCCGTGGACTGGTGGGGGCTGGGCGTGCTGCTCTACGAGATGCTGGTGGGCGAG TGCCCGTTCCCGGGAGACACGGAGGAGGAGGTGTTCGAGTGTATCGTCAACGCGGACGCCCCGTACCCCCACTTTCTCTCCGCGCAGGGGCTCGAGCTCATTCAGAAG CTCCTCCAGAAACGCCCCGAGAAGCGCCTGGGGGCCGGGGAGCGGGATGCCGAGGAGATCAAGGTCCAGCCGTTTTTCAGG CCCATCGACTGGCAGGCCCTGCTCACCCGCGCCGTCCGGCCCCCCTTCGTGCCCACGCTCTGCGGCCCTGCGGACCTGCGCTACTTCGAGGCTGAGTTCACCGGCCTGCCGCCCGCCCtgaccccgcccgcc ccccgcagccccctcaGTGCCCCCCAGCAGGCCGCCTTCCGGGACTTCGACTTCGTGTCGGAGCGGTTCTTGGAGCCCTGA